In the genome of Pseudomonas sp. HS6, one region contains:
- a CDS encoding transporter suffix domain-containing protein: MDTPQDPVAPTSATWRFKVGVAIICLMLGSWLMVPIAAALGVPGSKVAALTGVLFISNKVLLLLVIAVMGKAGFAELKRTIGRHVSGMIPTPVAEVSPMRHRVGVVMFCLPLLSAFLEPYFDNFWPGLRPNLWQMQLLGDLMFIGSFFVLGSNFWEKAHALFVRKARVVTD, encoded by the coding sequence ATGGACACTCCTCAAGATCCGGTTGCACCCACCAGCGCTACCTGGCGTTTCAAGGTTGGCGTGGCGATTATCTGCCTGATGCTCGGTTCATGGCTGATGGTGCCAATTGCTGCGGCACTCGGTGTGCCCGGCTCGAAAGTCGCGGCGCTGACCGGTGTGCTGTTCATCAGCAACAAGGTGCTGTTGCTGCTGGTGATCGCGGTGATGGGCAAGGCCGGCTTCGCCGAACTCAAGCGCACCATCGGCCGGCATGTCTCGGGGATGATTCCGACGCCGGTGGCGGAAGTCTCGCCGATGCGGCATCGGGTGGGCGTGGTGATGTTTTGCCTGCCGCTGCTCAGCGCTTTTCTGGAACCTTACTTCGACAACTTCTGGCCAGGCCTGCGGCCCAATCTGTGGCAGATGCAGTTGCTCGGTGACCTGATGTTCATCGGTAGTTTCTTTGTGCTGGGCAGCAATTTCTGGGAGAAGGCCCACGCGCTGTTCGTGCGCAAGGCGCGGGTGGTGACGGATTGA
- a CDS encoding DUF2955 domain-containing protein, translated as MPTERPIERSIPAQRALRLACGTALCTAASYGLALPLSFLSPVLAVLLLASMPRPLPVKMALVLTLVAAFTTSLGLLLVPLLRYYPVCGVLLIGVGLFLVFTYGLRGGNVLIMTFLVIGMTMISAAGFASFELAMAVIGALVKGLLLAVVIVGLSHALFPEPANSPAPPPAPALPAEDVPRVALRATLIVLPTFLLVLIDPASYLPIILKAVSLGQQSTTTRTHHAGRELLGSTLLGGLLAVLFWCALSLFVHLWMFFLWMLLFGLLVARKLYRLHPTQLTPGFWLNTLITMIILLGQSVEDSAAGKDVYTAFAVRMGLFILVTVYAGVMMHLLESRRESRQGVT; from the coding sequence ATGCCTACTGAGCGGCCTATTGAACGCAGCATCCCGGCACAACGGGCCTTGCGCCTGGCCTGTGGCACCGCGTTGTGCACCGCAGCCAGTTACGGCCTCGCGTTGCCGCTGTCGTTTCTGTCGCCGGTACTCGCGGTGTTGCTGCTGGCCAGCATGCCTCGGCCGTTGCCGGTGAAAATGGCGCTGGTGCTGACATTGGTCGCCGCGTTCACCACCAGCCTCGGCCTGTTGCTGGTGCCATTGCTGCGTTATTACCCGGTGTGCGGCGTGCTGCTGATCGGTGTCGGTCTGTTTCTGGTGTTCACCTACGGCTTGCGCGGTGGCAACGTGCTGATCATGACGTTCCTGGTGATCGGCATGACCATGATCTCCGCCGCCGGTTTCGCCTCGTTCGAGCTGGCCATGGCGGTGATCGGCGCACTGGTCAAAGGCCTGCTGCTGGCCGTCGTCATCGTCGGTCTGAGCCACGCCCTGTTCCCGGAACCGGCTAACAGCCCCGCGCCACCACCCGCTCCCGCCCTGCCCGCCGAAGACGTGCCTCGCGTGGCGTTGCGCGCAACATTGATCGTACTACCGACCTTCCTGCTGGTGTTGATCGACCCGGCCAGCTACCTGCCGATCATCCTCAAAGCCGTCAGCCTCGGCCAGCAGAGCACTACCACCCGCACCCACCATGCCGGGCGTGAACTGCTCGGCTCGACTTTATTGGGCGGGCTGCTGGCAGTGCTGTTCTGGTGTGCGTTGAGCCTGTTCGTGCACCTGTGGATGTTCTTTCTGTGGATGCTGCTGTTCGGGCTATTGGTGGCGCGCAAACTCTATCGGTTGCACCCGACGCAGCTCACGCCGGGGTTCTGGCTCAATACGCTGATCACCATGATCATCCTGCTCGGGCAATCGGTGGAGGACAGCGCGGCGGGCAAGGACGTCTACACCGCCTTCGCGGTGCGGATGGGGTTGTTCATTCTGGTGACGGTTTATGCCGGGGTGATGATGCATTTGCTGGAGTCACGCCGGGAGAGTCGTCAGGGTGTGACCTGA
- a CDS encoding HD domain-containing protein, producing MTQTLERAIAIAATAHAGQVDKGGAPYILHPLKVMLRMSSLEERIVAVLHDVVEDCGISLEDLRKEGFSEEILSAIESVTKVPGESYEDFVERAAQNPTGRVVKLADLEENSDLSRIASPSWEDLERIEKYRRAIGRLRA from the coding sequence ATGACTCAGACTCTGGAACGCGCCATCGCGATTGCCGCCACGGCCCACGCGGGGCAGGTGGACAAGGGCGGTGCGCCGTACATTTTGCATCCGCTGAAGGTCATGTTGCGCATGAGCAGTCTGGAAGAACGCATCGTCGCGGTGCTGCACGATGTGGTCGAGGACTGCGGCATCAGCCTGGAGGATTTGCGCAAGGAAGGCTTTAGCGAAGAGATTTTGTCCGCCATCGAATCGGTGACCAAAGTGCCGGGCGAATCCTACGAGGATTTCGTCGAGCGCGCGGCGCAGAACCCGACCGGGCGGGTGGTGAAACTGGCGGATCTGGAAGAGAACAGCGACCTGTCGCGGATTGCCTCGCCGAGCTGGGAGGATCTGGAGCGGATCGAGAAATATCGGCGGGCGATTGGACGGTTGCGTGCCTGA
- a CDS encoding fructose-bisphosphate aldolase: MPTDKPIRKYANMSHPATDQPVLFIDVDAPLRDLHACLSERLNAVLKYLDLMACIRLPDYAENDINTVSTIARIMVQDVSDLFRVIEKREI, encoded by the coding sequence ATGCCAACGGATAAACCGATCCGCAAATACGCGAACATGTCCCACCCCGCCACAGACCAGCCCGTACTATTCATTGACGTAGATGCCCCACTACGAGATCTCCACGCTTGCCTTAGCGAACGCCTCAACGCCGTTCTCAAATATCTCGATCTAATGGCCTGTATCCGCCTCCCCGATTACGCCGAAAACGACATCAACACTGTTAGTACGATCGCCAGGATCATGGTGCAGGATGTGAGTGATCTGTTTCGAGTGATTGAGAAACGGGAGATTTGA
- a CDS encoding DeoR/GlpR family DNA-binding transcription regulator yields the protein MHDHSASELPSLRRQKILLILERDGKVMASELSQHFAVSEDTIRRDLAELDNAGLVQRVHGGALPRPKDTGKDYFTRISETDEVKTSLAQLAAGRVKDGQIVLFDSGTTTLQIARSLPSDISITAVTTSPMTAITLAEYKGIKVILAGGQLNLATMSVSGHETVRLLQSIKADVLFTGVCAIHPEVGLSSLYFDEVPVKQALFDSAAQVIAVTTADKLGAVEPFVVAPCSRVHTLITERHLASGNAEDYRRLGIEVEQLQD from the coding sequence ATGCACGATCATTCCGCTTCCGAGCTTCCTTCCTTACGCCGGCAGAAAATCCTCCTGATCCTCGAACGTGACGGCAAGGTCATGGCGTCCGAGTTGAGCCAGCATTTTGCGGTGTCTGAAGACACCATCCGCCGCGATCTGGCCGAGCTGGACAACGCCGGGTTGGTGCAGCGGGTGCACGGCGGGGCGCTGCCGCGACCGAAGGACACCGGCAAGGATTACTTCACGCGGATCAGTGAAACCGACGAGGTGAAAACCAGCCTCGCGCAACTCGCGGCAGGGCGGGTGAAGGATGGCCAGATCGTGCTGTTCGATTCCGGCACCACCACCTTGCAGATCGCCCGTTCGTTGCCCTCGGATATTTCGATCACCGCCGTGACCACCTCACCGATGACGGCGATCACGCTGGCGGAATACAAGGGCATCAAAGTGATTCTGGCGGGCGGCCAGCTCAATCTCGCAACGATGTCGGTCAGTGGTCACGAAACGGTGCGACTGCTGCAAAGTATCAAGGCGGATGTGTTGTTTACCGGGGTGTGCGCGATTCATCCGGAAGTGGGCCTGAGCTCGCTGTATTTCGATGAAGTGCCGGTGAAACAGGCGTTGTTCGACAGTGCTGCGCAGGTGATTGCCGTGACCACGGCGGACAAGCTCGGGGCGGTGGAGCCGTTTGTGGTGGCGCCGTGCAGCCGGGTGCATACGTTGATCACCGAGCGGCATCTGGCGTCGGGCAATGCCGAGGATTATCGGCGGTTGGGGATTGAGGTCGAACAGCTGCAGGATTGA
- a CDS encoding efflux transporter outer membrane subunit, translating into MPETTALLTRPGPLLLFAALSLGGCLRLGPDFQPPAEAWSKQWHSPALEQASERGAVPDLRQWWQVFADPTLDLLISEAEAHNSSLKIAGLRVLEARAQLGIADSGRYPQLQQASADSLYIDRHQSGGNNPQDLHFWQHSAAFDVGWELDFWGRFSRAIESADASYFAAQANYEDALVLLRAQVADTYFSLRTTEARLRVARENAVQQKRNFEITEKLFRSGQTAELDLQQARTQYLGTLSTIPVFEDQLLRTRNALAVLVGQPPGGATMLTEQTGLIPLLDRAVLQDVPANLLLRRPDVRAAELNVAAQSALVGVAETDLYPSLTLLGSIVWSSDSLGATPRSLDLIGGPSLRWNLFDYGRIHNNIRVQDARLQQLIEAYRDKVRQAAREADDAASGLTKALEGERILGEAEAAARRSLVLANTQYREGYSDFQRVLDAQRALLELQDNYLVSRSNAVSNLIALYKSLGGGWQSTGPQIDQPTRQQMQQRTDWGDLLSAPPPQPTYPMPSQVDRHE; encoded by the coding sequence ATGCCTGAAACGACAGCCCTGCTGACCCGACCCGGCCCTCTGCTGCTGTTTGCGGCTTTGAGCCTCGGCGGATGCCTGCGTCTGGGCCCGGACTTTCAGCCGCCGGCCGAAGCCTGGAGCAAGCAGTGGCACAGCCCGGCGCTGGAACAGGCCAGCGAGCGCGGCGCGGTGCCGGATCTGCGCCAGTGGTGGCAGGTGTTTGCCGATCCGACCCTCGACCTTTTGATCAGCGAAGCCGAAGCCCACAACAGCAGCCTGAAAATCGCCGGCCTGCGGGTCCTGGAAGCCCGGGCGCAACTGGGCATTGCCGACAGCGGCCGTTATCCGCAGCTGCAACAGGCCAGCGCCGACAGCCTGTACATCGACCGCCACCAGTCCGGCGGCAACAACCCGCAGGATCTGCACTTCTGGCAGCACAGCGCTGCGTTCGATGTCGGCTGGGAGCTGGATTTCTGGGGTCGCTTCAGCCGCGCCATCGAGTCCGCTGACGCCAGCTACTTCGCCGCTCAGGCCAACTACGAAGACGCTCTCGTGCTGTTGCGCGCCCAAGTCGCCGACACCTATTTCTCCCTGCGCACCACCGAAGCCCGGCTGCGGGTCGCCCGGGAAAACGCCGTCCAGCAAAAGCGCAATTTCGAAATCACCGAAAAACTCTTCCGCAGCGGCCAGACTGCCGAACTCGACCTGCAACAGGCCAGGACCCAATACCTCGGCACGCTCAGCACTATCCCGGTGTTCGAAGACCAATTGCTGCGCACCCGCAACGCGCTGGCGGTGCTGGTCGGCCAGCCGCCCGGTGGCGCAACGATGCTCACGGAGCAAACCGGGCTGATCCCGCTGCTGGATCGCGCCGTGTTGCAGGATGTCCCGGCCAACCTGCTGTTGCGCCGCCCCGATGTGCGCGCAGCGGAACTCAACGTTGCCGCGCAATCGGCGCTGGTCGGCGTGGCGGAAACCGACCTGTATCCGTCGCTGACCTTGCTCGGCAGCATCGTCTGGTCCAGCGATTCCCTCGGCGCCACGCCGCGCAGCCTCGACCTGATCGGCGGCCCGAGCCTGCGCTGGAACCTGTTCGATTACGGTCGCATCCACAACAACATCCGCGTGCAGGATGCGCGTCTTCAGCAACTGATCGAAGCCTACCGGGACAAAGTCCGCCAAGCTGCCCGCGAGGCCGACGACGCCGCCAGCGGCCTGACCAAAGCGCTGGAAGGCGAACGGATTCTCGGTGAAGCCGAAGCGGCCGCGCGGCGTTCGCTGGTGTTGGCCAACACCCAATATCGCGAAGGCTATTCGGATTTTCAGCGGGTGCTCGATGCGCAACGCGCGCTGCTGGAGTTGCAGGACAACTATCTGGTCAGCCGCAGCAACGCCGTGAGCAATCTGATCGCGCTGTACAAGTCTCTCGGAGGCGGCTGGCAAAGCACCGGGCCGCAGATCGATCAACCGACCCGACAGCAAATGCAGCAGCGCACCGATTGGGGCGATCTGCTGAGCGCCCCGCCGCCACAACCGACTTATCCGATGCCCTCGCAGGTAGACCGCCATGAGTGA
- a CDS encoding HlyD family secretion protein: MSDEAPPDPTKKGIRWVLLVIVLSLIWYLLADRITPYTQQARVGAFVIPVASEVAGRVIKVNVRNNQDVQAGDILFELDPQPLQIAVDRARADLENTRRTVGASTAGIASAQASLRAAQANELKARQDNQRLEGLYKQDSGTVSVRLLEVSRANREAAVSQVAAARAEVVRAQEQEGGNTDTNAKLLSAAATLAKAELDLANTRIGARSAGLITDLRTDVGQFAAAGSPVMTLITIQDVWVSADLTENNLGRIKPGTPVSIILDALPGEVLDGRVRSVGYGVSVGQTPPPGTLPTIQNSRDWLRPAQRFPVIVEFSEEAKKRLFESRSIRAGGQAEVMAFPSEGSLLNPLGRVFVWLMSWLSYAY, from the coding sequence ATGAGTGATGAAGCGCCGCCGGATCCGACGAAAAAAGGCATCCGCTGGGTGCTGCTGGTGATCGTGCTGAGCCTGATCTGGTATCTGCTGGCCGACCGAATCACGCCGTACACCCAGCAAGCGAGGGTCGGCGCGTTCGTGATCCCGGTGGCCTCGGAAGTCGCGGGCCGGGTGATCAAGGTCAACGTGCGCAACAATCAGGATGTGCAGGCCGGTGACATTCTCTTCGAACTTGATCCGCAGCCCCTGCAAATCGCGGTCGACCGAGCCCGCGCCGATCTGGAAAACACCCGTCGCACCGTCGGCGCCAGCACCGCCGGCATTGCTTCGGCGCAAGCGTCATTGCGCGCGGCGCAGGCCAACGAACTCAAGGCGCGGCAGGACAATCAACGGCTCGAAGGCTTGTACAAACAGGACTCCGGCACTGTGTCCGTACGACTTCTGGAAGTCTCTCGGGCCAACCGCGAAGCCGCCGTCAGCCAGGTGGCGGCCGCCCGGGCGGAAGTAGTGCGAGCGCAGGAGCAGGAAGGCGGCAATACCGACACCAACGCCAAATTGCTCAGTGCCGCCGCCACATTGGCCAAGGCGGAGCTGGATCTCGCCAACACCCGCATCGGTGCCCGTTCGGCGGGTCTGATTACCGACCTGCGCACCGACGTCGGCCAGTTCGCCGCTGCCGGCAGTCCGGTGATGACGCTGATCACGATCCAGGACGTGTGGGTCAGCGCCGACCTTACCGAAAACAACCTCGGCCGGATCAAGCCCGGCACGCCGGTGTCGATCATCCTCGACGCCCTGCCCGGCGAAGTGCTCGATGGCCGGGTGCGCAGCGTCGGCTATGGCGTCAGCGTCGGCCAGACGCCGCCGCCCGGCACCCTGCCGACGATCCAGAACAGCCGCGACTGGCTCCGTCCGGCGCAGCGGTTTCCGGTGATCGTTGAGTTCAGCGAAGAGGCGAAAAAGCGTCTGTTCGAGAGTCGTTCGATTCGTGCCGGCGGGCAGGCGGAAGTCATGGCGTTTCCCAGCGAAGGCAGTCTGCTCAATCCGCTGGGCCGGGTGTTTGTCTGGTTGATGAGCTGGCTGAGCTATGCCTACTGA
- a CDS encoding AbrB family transcriptional regulator, which produces MKSILCLLIAASFGALLQFEGVPHGLLLGSILVTALVVTKFNFAPATPLGLGYIQVTLGIATGLMFEAWDSATVSTMLPSLGVLLLCLAVQVALSALWLSRGAGWNRTDALLAVYPGALAAVFDLLESHQASSKVIIVHLMRLLLITVLVSLLIPGTAPVAVAEADPLSTGMALTVLSVIFLSVVVGRLLLVIGVPAPFMLTAIIITAVFVKSGWLHGFHMPDWSLNLAALILGVRIGSRFQGLGLAELGRHGRTALVSVGLMILVAAVFALAAARMLGSDALSLWLAYMPGAIETIAIVVFAGGLNVVFILTHHLARMVVLHFAPALLVQLRRSREEA; this is translated from the coding sequence ATGAAATCCATTCTGTGTTTGCTGATTGCTGCCAGCTTCGGCGCGCTGTTGCAATTCGAAGGTGTGCCTCACGGTTTGCTGTTGGGCTCGATTCTCGTGACGGCACTTGTCGTCACCAAATTCAACTTCGCGCCAGCGACCCCTTTGGGGTTGGGCTACATCCAGGTCACGCTGGGCATCGCTACTGGCTTGATGTTCGAAGCATGGGACAGCGCGACGGTGTCGACGATGTTGCCGAGTCTTGGCGTGTTGCTGTTATGTCTGGCGGTGCAAGTCGCGCTTTCCGCGCTGTGGCTGTCGCGCGGTGCAGGGTGGAATCGCACGGATGCTCTGCTGGCGGTGTATCCGGGGGCGCTGGCGGCGGTGTTCGATTTGCTGGAATCGCATCAGGCGTCGAGCAAGGTGATCATCGTGCACTTGATGCGGCTGCTCCTGATCACGGTGTTGGTGAGTTTGCTGATTCCTGGAACGGCACCGGTTGCCGTGGCCGAAGCTGATCCGCTGTCGACAGGCATGGCACTGACCGTGCTGTCGGTGATCTTCCTCAGCGTGGTGGTCGGGCGTTTGCTGCTGGTGATTGGTGTGCCGGCGCCGTTCATGTTGACGGCAATCATCATCACCGCCGTATTCGTGAAATCAGGATGGCTGCACGGCTTTCACATGCCGGACTGGAGCCTGAATCTGGCGGCGCTGATTCTTGGGGTGCGGATTGGCTCCCGATTCCAGGGATTGGGTCTCGCAGAACTGGGACGTCATGGCCGCACGGCGTTGGTGTCGGTGGGATTAATGATTCTGGTCGCGGCAGTTTTCGCATTGGCAGCGGCGCGGATGCTGGGCAGCGATGCGCTGTCGTTGTGGCTCGCGTACATGCCGGGAGCAATCGAAACCATCGCGATTGTGGTATTCGCCGGCGGGCTGAATGTGGTGTTTATCCTGACTCACCACTTGGCGCGAATGGTGGTGTTGCACTTTGCGCCGGCGTTGTTGGTGCAGCTTCGGCGGAGTAGAGAAGAAGCCTGA
- a CDS encoding FAD-binding oxidoreductase — MTERSNSYYTATLSRETDYPSLQGRHKVDVVIIGGGFTGVATAVELAEKGLKVAIVESHKIGWGATGRNGGQVTGSLSGDGAMRKQMRNTLGDEVDDFIWHLRWRGHEIIKQRVEKYAIDCDLKHGHLHAAYKPSHMAGLRSDYDEAVRRGMSDEVSLLDRSQVRDLLQSDLYHGAIKNTRNMHLHPLNLCIGEARAAESLGALIFENSEVLEIIHGDSPGVRTAHGQIDANQVLLAGDVYHKLEPGQLKGKIFPAMGGIVTTEPLGDLAKQINPEDLAVYDCRFVLDYYRLTADGRLLFGGGANYSGKDSRDIAGELRPCIEQTFPALKGVKIDYQWSCAMGIVINRIPQLGKLSDNVWYCQGYSGHGIATTHIMGEIMSRAITGQMQQFDTFAACSHIRVPMGDLLGNPMLAAGMWYYQMLEKLR; from the coding sequence ATGACTGAACGCAGCAATTCCTACTACACCGCGACCCTCAGCCGAGAAACCGACTACCCGTCCCTGCAAGGCCGACACAAGGTCGATGTGGTGATCATCGGCGGCGGTTTCACCGGTGTCGCCACCGCCGTGGAACTGGCCGAAAAAGGCCTGAAAGTCGCCATCGTCGAAAGCCACAAGATCGGCTGGGGCGCCACCGGGCGCAATGGCGGTCAGGTCACCGGCAGCCTCTCCGGTGACGGTGCGATGCGCAAACAGATGCGCAATACGCTGGGTGACGAAGTCGACGATTTCATCTGGCACCTGCGCTGGCGCGGCCATGAAATCATCAAACAACGGGTCGAGAAATACGCGATCGATTGCGACCTCAAGCACGGCCACTTGCACGCCGCCTACAAGCCGAGCCACATGGCCGGTTTGCGCAGCGATTACGACGAAGCCGTGCGTCGCGGAATGAGTGATGAAGTCAGCCTGCTCGACCGCAGCCAAGTGCGTGATCTGCTGCAAAGCGACCTCTATCACGGCGCGATCAAGAACACCCGCAACATGCACCTGCACCCGCTCAACCTGTGCATCGGTGAAGCGCGAGCGGCGGAAAGCCTCGGCGCACTGATCTTCGAAAACAGCGAAGTGCTGGAGATCATTCACGGTGACAGCCCGGGTGTTCGCACGGCCCATGGCCAGATCGACGCCAATCAGGTGCTGCTGGCCGGCGACGTCTACCACAAGCTCGAACCGGGCCAGCTCAAGGGCAAAATTTTCCCGGCCATGGGCGGCATCGTCACCACCGAACCGCTGGGTGATCTGGCAAAGCAGATCAACCCTGAAGACCTCGCCGTCTACGACTGCCGCTTCGTCCTCGATTACTACCGCCTCACCGCCGACGGCCGCCTGCTGTTCGGCGGCGGCGCGAATTACAGCGGCAAGGACTCACGGGACATCGCCGGCGAACTGCGGCCGTGCATCGAACAGACCTTCCCGGCGCTCAAAGGGGTGAAGATCGATTACCAGTGGAGCTGCGCGATGGGCATCGTCATCAACCGCATCCCGCAACTGGGCAAGCTCTCGGACAACGTCTGGTATTGCCAGGGCTACTCCGGCCACGGCATCGCCACGACCCACATCATGGGCGAAATCATGAGCCGGGCGATCACCGGGCAGATGCAGCAGTTCGACACGTTTGCCGCGTGCTCGCACATTCGCGTGCCGATGGGGGATCTGCTGGGGAATCCGATGCTGGCCGCCGGTATGTGGTACTACCAGATGCTCGAAAAACTGCGCTGA
- a CDS encoding N-6 DNA methylase, whose translation MKNTNQKDSTKDIETQTKNTAFIDIQIKALTQILQKASELLHTTGHSSNYKSILLPILLYKRLCDTHEEEAYINQVNKTNQHRFNIPKECLWQDFINSEFNLKDRLKKAFSEIEKNNEDLDGLLELGSSARHLQDNHLRHILYIFDTHKIGSLTIPDEQMGVIFTALLEHLARGEGRNGGNYLTPPSVASLLARISTQGKKNIINAYDPACGSAGLLLAVAEQTFVIKELAGQDINADTLRLARMNVVMHGVKFSRVNLKLGNTLNEPHHLNKKYDVVLCVPPFGVRWDPSTYRDRSELHAYGPQAPRSRADFAFVQHMLSLLDIDGTMVITLPMGALFRGNTEQKIRKHLIQNLNCLDAVIGLPPNLFYGTAIPTCALVFKKQRQDEKTIFFIDASNEYGKERWHNYLQNQDLEKILASLTQRTNVELYSENVSIDQIKKNNFNLSLPLYIDEYRKETIHNFVEFHNLVEKYNGKGVVFRGVKDSKFELIPSIGRLPVDSTKIEDTEDAIFKQFREQALPHLSFTPRNDWEWLALAQHHGLPTRLLDWTVNPLIALYFAVEEECKTDSAVYIYTDCESPVETGLPEYQNPLRFPSERPVLRYIPAHLTPRIIAQSGLFTTHQNVTQGFTSEQIFKVVIPNSLRTKLKQQLYRYGIHRGTVYPGLDGTSAHIKWINCQSGD comes from the coding sequence ATGAAAAATACCAACCAAAAAGACTCAACAAAAGACATTGAGACACAAACTAAAAATACAGCCTTCATTGACATTCAAATAAAAGCACTAACACAAATTCTTCAAAAAGCATCAGAACTGCTCCATACAACAGGCCACTCCTCCAACTACAAAAGCATTCTATTACCAATACTTTTATATAAAAGACTATGTGACACACACGAAGAGGAGGCTTACATAAACCAAGTAAATAAAACGAACCAACACCGCTTCAACATACCTAAAGAATGCCTCTGGCAGGACTTCATTAACAGTGAGTTCAATTTAAAAGACAGACTAAAAAAAGCCTTTTCCGAAATCGAGAAAAACAACGAAGACCTTGATGGGCTCTTAGAACTTGGCTCATCTGCGCGACACCTACAAGATAATCACTTGCGCCACATACTTTATATTTTCGACACCCACAAAATCGGTTCACTTACCATTCCCGACGAACAAATGGGTGTTATTTTCACAGCTTTATTAGAGCATCTAGCAAGGGGTGAAGGACGAAACGGTGGAAACTACCTGACTCCACCATCCGTTGCATCATTGCTAGCTAGAATCTCTACGCAAGGTAAAAAAAATATAATCAATGCGTATGATCCTGCGTGCGGCTCCGCGGGATTGCTTCTTGCCGTCGCAGAACAGACATTTGTAATTAAAGAGCTGGCTGGCCAAGACATTAACGCCGACACCTTGCGGCTCGCACGCATGAACGTAGTAATGCACGGGGTAAAATTTAGTCGCGTAAATCTCAAGCTCGGAAACACACTAAATGAACCTCATCACTTAAACAAAAAATACGACGTTGTTTTGTGTGTACCGCCGTTTGGAGTCAGATGGGATCCCTCCACCTACCGTGACCGTTCTGAGCTTCATGCTTATGGACCTCAAGCCCCTCGCTCGAGAGCTGACTTTGCGTTCGTTCAACATATGCTAAGTTTGTTAGATATTGACGGAACAATGGTCATTACACTCCCGATGGGAGCGCTCTTTCGCGGAAACACAGAACAGAAAATCCGCAAACACCTAATACAAAACCTGAACTGCTTAGACGCTGTCATTGGACTTCCTCCAAACCTGTTTTACGGCACCGCCATTCCCACATGCGCTTTAGTTTTTAAAAAACAAAGGCAAGACGAAAAGACAATTTTTTTCATAGATGCCAGCAATGAATATGGCAAAGAGCGATGGCACAACTATCTTCAAAATCAAGACTTGGAAAAAATATTAGCCAGTCTGACTCAACGCACCAACGTAGAGCTATATTCCGAGAACGTCTCCATTGATCAAATCAAGAAAAACAACTTCAACCTTAGCCTACCACTATATATTGACGAATACCGCAAAGAGACCATTCACAACTTCGTAGAATTTCACAATCTAGTAGAAAAATACAACGGAAAAGGTGTCGTATTTCGCGGAGTAAAAGATTCAAAATTCGAACTAATCCCATCAATAGGCCGGTTACCTGTTGATAGTACAAAAATAGAAGACACTGAAGATGCTATTTTTAAGCAGTTCAGAGAGCAAGCTTTACCACACTTAAGCTTTACACCAAGAAACGACTGGGAGTGGCTAGCACTTGCCCAGCACCATGGTTTACCGACGCGATTGTTGGACTGGACAGTCAACCCACTTATAGCACTTTATTTTGCAGTAGAAGAAGAATGCAAAACAGATTCCGCAGTATATATTTATACAGATTGCGAATCGCCGGTAGAAACAGGATTACCGGAATATCAGAACCCGTTACGCTTCCCAAGTGAAAGGCCAGTTCTTCGCTATATACCAGCGCACTTAACACCAAGAATTATTGCTCAAAGCGGGCTATTTACAACACATCAAAACGTAACCCAAGGCTTTACATCCGAGCAAATTTTTAAAGTTGTGATACCTAATTCATTGAGAACAAAATTAAAACAACAACTATATCGCTATGGAATCCATCGAGGAACTGTATACCCCGGACTGGACGGCACCAGCGCACACATAAAGTGGATCAATTGCCAATCCGGAGACTAA